GTCATTCATACTATCCATAATAGTCATGAGTCGTTTTAATCTTGCCATTGATTCTTGCTCTGTTCCTTTCGACATGAAATCTTGGCTAAACCCAGGGATCATACCCTATATACACAATAaaactttaacattataaaatattacatatattacaaaattcagcttttacaattaatataaatactataaattttattgaaaaacaaatatacgAATTTCTAACGTTACCATTAATTGTGAAAATGGTCCCATCTTCATGATATTTTGAAACTGTTCATACATATCCCGCAGGGTAAATTGACCATGTTTGATCTTTTCAAGTAATTCTTCATTATCGTCTAGATTTAGTTCATTTACTTTGTCGATGAGACCTTCAATGTCTCCCATTCCCAATAATTTGCTAATAAATGGTTTTGTTTTAAACGGTTCTAGGTCATCTATATGTTCTCCTGTACCAACAAATATTACAGGACTTTGCGTTGCTGCAACactgaagaaaattaaatatcaaacacACATGTACATACAAAAGAAACATAATAACTTCACCTTTTAGtttgtaaaaacatattgCAAAAAACAGGTACAGATATCCTTCTACTTACAACTGGATTATGATTCGAGATTTTAGTCCGAAATAAGTTTGAAATTCGTAAATTGAAGTAgttgtaaataaaagaatatttgtatataaaattactagaAACTTGGAAAAAAACTTACGCGGAAAGTGCCCCACCACCTTTAGCATGGCCGTCTAATTTTGTGATTATGATGGAACCGACATTAACACGTTCTTTAAAGGCTTTTGCTTGTGCTTCGCACGCCTGACCTATCGTTGCATCCATTACAAAGATTATATTGTCTGGTTGCTGAAAGATATAAAGATtccagattaaaaaattgtttttctttccaaGCATAATCTTAAAAACCGTGATATAATTTTACCACAGCATTAGCGACTTGCAACATTTCTTCAAATAATGATTCTTCCTGTTTATGCCTTCCACTCGTATCTACAATAATAATCTCGTATCCTTCCTTCTTAAACATGTCGACACCATCTTGTGCAATTGCTACAGGATCTACTTCTGTATAACTAAAGTTAGAAATTATATGTTGgtataacacaaaaaatactAAACAATAGCATTCTAATAAGTCTATTCTTTGTAACTAAACTTTTATAgttcctttcctttttctctttttctattggagagagaaaaaaggaactGCAAAAAGTTCAACTGAAAGGAGTggatttaatataatgaataCTAAAGATGTGTGaatcagaatttttcatatcAAATCGTATCGAAAtaaactgacaaaattttgtCTGCATTAAATcgaattcaattaaattgaatCAAATCAATTCAGTTAAATTGAAACGTGATTTTAACaacacaataaaaagatttctagataagaaaaataatactgattatataataaagtcattttaaacatgattttataaaattgttacacTATATGTAATTCGTATTCAAATTGTTCACATCTCATTTACTTTCTGCTCCAATTTTATTTACCTTCCATAAAATGGTATTCTAGCCTTCGTGGCGTTCTGTTTTATCTGATCGTATGCACCAGCGCGAAAAGTATCGGCGCACACTAGACATGccttccaattttttttaaggtaatGATACGCGAGCTTGGTACAAGTTGTTGTTTTACCAGAACCTTGTAAACCGACAAACATAATTACGTTAGGACGGCCTTTTACTGGTTGATAAGCTTTTACCCCAGGATCAATCAACTGAAAAAGAATcattagttaaataatattttctaatgttaagtatacttttaatatcattacaaatttttcagagttagcaaaattttatatatctttaatatagtCCATGCCAAtagtaaaaatcaatattcttccccaaaaattttctataaaaaaaataaaataaatagaaaacaataaGTGTCAAATAAAAGGGacttttataagatttaaccaaaataaaatgcaCAATAGATTATAGGAATCAATgtagcaaataaattaattttttaagatattgaacagtaaatacaaaatatatctatataagcaaatatttttaaattgagagACCAACCTTCACCAGTTCTTTGAAAACTGCACTTTGTATCATCCTCCTTTTATTAAGACCACCAGCCatatcttcaaaatcgataaCCTGGCGTACATTTTCTCGTAATTTTTTCactaatctaatatttacatcAGCTTCAAGTAACGCTGCACATATCTCTTTCAGCATAGAATTTAAAACCTGTTAAGACAAAAGCGTTTGTCAATAAAGCTGTCCAGTTCAACTAGTTACATTCAAGAAACAATATCAAGTATGACAcagaatgtaatattattgcaagaaattgaaagaattccaagaaaattatttctgaaaaattaacgGGGCCAATTCTCAGAAAATCGTTGCATTATCTGTCTGTTGTAACGCATGGCACTGTTACGAATTCGGTATTGTTACAAATCAGAAATTTACGCTGCGGTGTAAACATAAGTTCGACAAGTACAACGAGATCGTTGCAGATAAATGGGAATTTCGGAGAAAGCTACACGAAGACGAAGGAAACGATGTCGATCGCTGAATGGGAGACGCGAGATCCCAGCATTCAGGTTTTCTGTTTACAAACGATACCCCTCGCGAGGTAATCCACGTTCCACGCTACTTTCTCGCGGGCGATAAACAATCGCTCACCTCCTCGTTGATGACGGTCGCATTGCTGAGCGACCGCAGGGCGGACGTGATCTTACGCCCGAGGTCCGCCAAAACCATGTTTGGACGTTCACGTGTTCACACGTCgcgaaaaaatatgtattattatccGGATTAGCGGTTAGGATGTTCACGTATAAAATCTGTCATCCCGACTCGGCCAACACGGCATGACGACACATCCGGTCGAGAGAACGGATCACGCGAGAAAACGTCGCGACGACGTTGTCGCGGTTGGTCGGTCGGACGTACGATGCGAGAATGCTTGACGCCTGGGGCGGGCTGATATCTCTTGCCCCCACGTCAAAAAGCACGCTCGACTTGTTTATACATAACCGACGAGACCCCGTACGTAGCCGCCACTGTCCATATCGATCAGAACGTGCACTTCGGCGCTCGGCACGATCTATAACCATATAAACTATACTGTTCTCCTTTCTCGTCTAAAGTCAGTCACTTCCGGATCCGCGAGTGTGCGGGGTTATTTGTTCGAGTGTGTTCTTTTGATTAGCATTCATTAGGCTTGTTCTTTATATATGTAGCTGaagtttttttctctaaaGTATAAACAGGAAACAGAGGAAATaggaaaaaaacaagaaagaaaaaaataaaccgtATAAGAAGTttagctaaaaagaacagacgTAATGAAGGTTGCTCTCACGAActccaattaatttaaaaaccagaacaattaatttaaaattgatcgTACTTTGTTTCCCTTGTCCAtacatttttcacaaattctaatttatttgtgtaaaatattgtttaatatttttattaatagttatagttacataatttttaaatcataatttaaaaaattacgaatattttttactctaACGACATAAAATAGAAacttttattcaacatatactaaaatatcgaaaatcaaaattatcttACCCTTTTCCATTAGATTAGGAGAGATTAGAAGTATAAGgatgcaaaataaattgtaaaaggataataaatctataatataaaaccataaaaaatgcaagtaaatttatttataattattttaaaacccAGTAGAGTATGTTAAAGTCTTAGGTTTTATTCACATCGCTTGTATACAGAGGAACTTAAGATTTACAGTTTCTCagtataattttgttgcaaaagaGACCACATTACGTATGTTAATTAATCGGAAAGTTAGTCTATGTTACACACTTTCTTCTTTTACGATTCTAGTACCATTACACTGGAGATAAAGTcacttcgtttttttttaaacaacgcAACGATAgcgataatatatatttatatatatttatatatatacatgccATATATTATACGTGGAAAATGAGGTACGGGTCATTGACTTTGCAGAAATAACACAATGTCAAATGTGATAGTGAAATCTTATCTCATACCTAGAGGTGAACGTGGCagttgaaagagagagacacgcATATAAATTTGCTTCTTCCGGTGTGAAAGTTAATGCGCgcataatttcaattttttaccgCTAAAGTGCCATTCCCAGGTGCTACTGACATTTCACCTCCTTGTGTGCTGTCGCGTTGAGGACTCTGTTGTGACACAAAacgatacatttttaaataaatgaaatgataaaataagatatctCTTGTTGAAATGTATACGATTGTTACAGTTTGTAACAACTAGTTCTGTTtggttataaatatttataataaataagaaatttgaatttataaatcaatataattcgtaaaaatactttagatctttgtattttcttaaaactctatctttttccaaaaaatcttTCGTGAAAACCCAAATTTAGAagcaaattttacaatctgGCAATTCTAGACTAACAGtagataagtataaatataatcgtacaagttctttttctttcagttTACCTTTACATGAATTTGTTGTTTTAACATCGCAGCTCTTAGAATCAACATACGAGTACGCCTCTGATAATCCTTTCCAACGCTCATAGACTTCTCAAAGGTGGTACTACGTTGATCGACATCTTTTGCATACAAAATCTGTAACGATTGATACAGTTAGTTTTATACATTTCTCAAcaatttgtcaaaatattatagtatatataaaaaagttatctttaaaaatataatttaaaaagtaaaaaaatatgtatatatttataataaaatattgtatgtaaGTCAGATTCTCACCTTATTATGTGAATCTATACGAGCTTGAATTTGACCATCGAGAATAAGTTGCATGAGTTCATCCTCCAATTCGGATACAGTTCTATTGAATGCAGTCGCCATTCGTCTCATGTCTGCGCTTAGATAAGGACTAAAGTATTGTATCAAGGCTCTATTACGAATTTGTGTATACAACAGGTTTACGTGAGGTGCTATGTACATATCCAAGagaatattatcttttatctcgTCGAGCAGCTTCAAACAGGACGCGTATTTCGATtcgtaaaatttgaaaattatgtcTCGTAGTTGCGGCTCTAATTCTAAAAACAATTTGAAGGAACTACTAAATATA
This sequence is a window from Monomorium pharaonis isolate MP-MQ-018 chromosome 3, ASM1337386v2, whole genome shotgun sequence. Protein-coding genes within it:
- the LOC105833227 gene encoding signal recognition particle 54 kDa protein; amino-acid sequence: MVLADLGRKITSALRSLSNATVINEEVLNSMLKEICAALLEADVNIRLVKKLRENVRQVIDFEDMAGGLNKRRMIQSAVFKELVKLIDPGVKAYQPVKGRPNVIMFVGLQGSGKTTTCTKLAYHYLKKNWKACLVCADTFRAGAYDQIKQNATKARIPFYGSYTEVDPVAIAQDGVDMFKKEGYEIIIVDTSGRHKQEESLFEEMLQVANAVQPDNIIFVMDATIGQACEAQAKAFKERVNVGSIIITKLDGHAKGGGALSAVAATQSPVIFVGTGEHIDDLEPFKTKPFISKLLGMGDIEGLIDKVNELNLDDNEELLEKIKHGQFTLRDMYEQFQNIMKMGPFSQLMGMIPGFSQDFMSKGTEQESMARLKRLMTIMDSMNDSELDSRDGAKLFSKQPGRLVRVARGSGVTEKEVKDLIAQYTKFAAVVKKMGGIKGLFKAGDMAKNVNPTQMAKLNHQMAKMMDPRVLHQMGGMPGLQNIMKQLQQGAAGGLGNLMGGFGGKS